tttaaatgatttggaCCACACCGAAGcggtttcttgtttttcttcgatCAGATTAAGCCCAGAGTTGATGAAGGTCAGATGGACATGAAGAGCAGCCAGAAACTCCTGAACACTCAGATGGACGAAGCAGAACACCTTGTCCTGGTACAGCCCTCTCTCCTCTTTAAATATCTGTGTGAACACTCCTGAGTACACTGAGGCTGCTCTGATATCGATGCCACACTCTGTCAGGTCTGATTCATAGAATATCAGGTTTCCTTTCTGTAGCTGCTCAAAAGCCAGTTTTCCCAGAGACTTAATCATCTTCCTGCTCTCTGGACTCCAGTGTTGATCtgtctcagctcctcctccatcatACTTGACCTTCTTGACTTTGGCCTGAACCACCAGgaagtggatgtacatctcagTCAGGGTGTTGGGCagctctcctccctctctggtTTTTAACACATCTACCAGAACTGTAGCAGTGATCCAGCAGAAGACTGGGATGTGGCACATGATGTGGAGGCTTCGTGATGTCTNNNNNNNNNNNNNNNNNNNNNNNNNNNNNNNNNNNNNNNNNNNNNNNNNNNNNNNNNNNNNNNNNNNNNNNNNNNNNNNNNNNNNNNNNNNNNNNNNNNNNNNNNNNNNNNNNNNNNNNNNNNNNNNNNNNNNNNNNNNNNNNNNNNNNNNNNNNNNNNNNNNNNNNNNNNNNNNNNNNNNNNNNNNNNNNNNNNNNNNNNNNNNNNNNNNNNNNNNNNNNNNNNNNNNNNNNNNNNNNNNNNNNNNNNNNNNNNNNNNNNNNNNNNNNNNNNNNNNNNNNNNNNNNNNNNNNNNNNNNNNNNNNNNNNNNNNNNNNNNNNNNNNNNNNNNNNNNNNNNNNNNNNNNNNNNNNNNNNNNNNNNNNNNNNNNNNNNNNNNNNNNNNNNNNNNNNNNNNNNNNNNNNNNNNNNNNNNNNNNNNNNNNNNNNNNNNNNNNNNNNNNNNNNNNNNNNNNNNNNNNNNNNNNNNNNNNNNNNNNNNNNNNNNNNNNNNNNNNNNNNNNNNNNNNNNNNNNNNNNNNNNNNNNNNNNNNNNNNNNNNNNNNNNNNNNNNNNNNNNNNNNNNNNNNNNNNNNNNNNNNNNNNNNNNNNNNNNNNNNNNNNNNNNNNNNNNNNNNNNNNNNNNNNNNNNNNNNNNNNNNNNNNNNNNNNNNNNNNNNNNNNNNNNNNNNNNNNNNNNNNNNNNNNNNNNNNNNNNNNNNNNNNNNNNNNNNNNNNNNNNNNNNNNNNNNNNNNNNNNNNNNNNNNNNNNNNNNNNNNNNNNNNNNNNNNNNNNNNNNNNNNNNNNNNNNNNNNNNNNNNNNNNNNNNNNNNNNNNNNNNNNNNNNNNNNNNNNNNNNNNNNNNNNNNNNNNNNNNNNNNNNNNNNNNNNNNNNNNNNNNNNNNNNNNNNNNNNNNNNNNNNNNNNNNNNNNNNNNNNNNNNNNNNNNNNNNNNNNNNNNNNNNNNNNNNNNNNNNNNNNNNNNNNNNNNNNNNNNNNNNNNNNNNNNNNNNNNNNNNNNNNNNNNNNNNNNNNNNNNNNNNNNNNNNNNNNNNNNNNNNNNNNNNNNNNNNNNNNNNNNNNNNNNNNNNNNNNNNNNNNNNNNNNNNNNNNNNNNNNNNNNNNNNNNNNNNNNNNNNNNNNNNNNNNNNNNNNNNNNNNNNNNNNNNNNNNNNNNNNNNNNNNNNNNNNNNNNNNNNNNNNNNNNNNNNNNNNNNNNNNNNNNNNNNNNNNNNNNNNNNNNNNNNNNNNNNNNNNNNNNNNNNNNNNNNNNNNNNNNNNNNNNNNNNNNNNNNNNNNNNNNNNNNNNNNNNNNNNNNNNNNNNNNNNNNNNNNNNNNNNNNNNNNNNNNNNNNNNNNNNNNNNNNNNNNNNNNNNNNNNNNNNNNNNNNNNNNNNNNNNNNNNNNNNNNNNNNNNNNN
Above is a genomic segment from Kryptolebias marmoratus isolate JLee-2015 unplaced genomic scaffold, ASM164957v2 Scaffold208, whole genome shotgun sequence containing:
- the LOC119616847 gene encoding protein NLRC3-like, translated to MCHIPVFCWITATVLVDVLKTREGGELPNTLTEMYIHFLVVQAKVKKVKYDGGGAETDQHWSPESRKMIKSLGKLAFEQLQKGNLIFYESDLTECGIDIRAASVYSGVFTQIFKEERGLYQDKVFCFVHLSVQEFLAALHVHLTFINSGLNLIEEKQETASVWSKSFKKTNINDLHQSAVDKTLQSPNGHLDLFLRFLLGLSLQTNQTLL